The genome window CCTGCTCCCTGCCTACTGCCTGCAGGGACAAGCTTCGCAGGGATGACAGAAACAACCGTCTCTACCTAGTTGTAGTGATGTCCAAAATCAAGATTAAATTGTCCAATGATAAAGGTCTAGGCCTTTGAGCCACCATTGACCGTTTTTGAAAATGAAAAAGAGATGGAGGCTTTGCCAGCCCATTTCTTCGCCCTTCGGACCGGACCAGGTTAAATCTATGAAGGGCAATTTATCCATGCCCTGATTGGGAACATTGCCGCTCTTGATCCAGCGATTCACCCCCACCGTTTGATAATTTTTCGCAATATCATCGAACCTGTCCTGCCAGATTTTTTTGAAAGTGCCGGTGATGGGTTGTCCACTTCCGTCATATCTGCCCCACCATCTGCTTTTTGTTTCCTGAAAAAGCCCGCGCCACTCTTTGCAATTCAATTTGGTTGTGTAGTGTCCAAGATAACGAAAAACAATCCCCTCTTTGGGATCACATAATGGGGACCACACATTGCCATCTTCTTTTTTGATCGTCATCACGAATTGGTCTATCAAAGGACTTATTGTCTGATAAAATTTTTGGTCGTCGGCGATTTTGTCGGCTCGTAATTGCACTTCAGGCACTGCTTTGGCAGTCAAAGCGTTTTGAAAAAGAAAACTTGTGCACAATGCAAGGACGTATAAAACTTTTTTCATAAATATCTCCCTTCGATTGCCGCGAACATATCATTCATGTTATTTTAAATCCATGGACATTACACCCATCCATCAAGAACTGAGATATTTAAGCACGCTTCCCTTTCATTGTTTTGTTCAACTGGGCGTAGCCGTTTTATGCGGCGCCATTATTGGATTTGAAAGAGAACTCAAAAGAAAAGCGGCGGGACTTAGGACCAATGTCTTGATCTGCATGGGAGCCACCATCTACATGATTCTCTCACAGCTTCTGTTATCACAGTCTGGAAATGGTGATGTAACGCGCATTGCCGGACAGGTTGTTGTGGGCATGGGGTTCATCGGCGCGGGTACCATCATTCAATCACGCGGACGTGTGGTGGGGCTCACAAGCGCCGCAACACTTTGGGTCGCGGCCGCAATTGGCGTGGTGATTGGA of Deltaproteobacteria bacterium contains these proteins:
- a CDS encoding MgtC/SapB family protein codes for the protein MDITPIHQELRYLSTLPFHCFVQLGVAVLCGAIIGFERELKRKAAGLRTNVLICMGATIYMILSQLLLSQSGNGDVTRIAGQVVVGMGFIGAGTIIQSRGRVVGLTSAATLWVAAAIGVVIGAGYPLLGLLITLFVTFLLVVVGKLEFFFLGKCQNTIIHIAFRDNPKTWEALHNLFSGFNKKMESCHCKKENGICFMDIDYCHIHPDHKEFFIDLMQIPDIRPATAHI